The following coding sequences lie in one Chelonia mydas isolate rCheMyd1 chromosome 6, rCheMyd1.pri.v2, whole genome shotgun sequence genomic window:
- the GNG2 gene encoding guanine nucleotide-binding protein G(I)/G(S)/G(O) subunit gamma-2 has translation MASNNTASIAQARKLVEQLKMEANIDRIKVSKAAADLMAYCEAHAKEDPLLTPVPASENPFREKKFFCAIL, from the exons ATGGCCAGCAACAACACCGCCAGCATCGCACAAGCCAGGAAGCTGGTGGAACAGCTGAAAATGGAGGCCAACATTGACAGAATAAAG GTGTCAAAAGCAGCGGCAGACTTGATGGCATACTGCGAAGCCCATGCCAAGGAAGACCCTCTACTGACCCCGGTGCCAGCTTCAGAAAACCCCTTTAGAGAGAAGAAGTTCTTCTGTGCGATTCTGTAA